One segment of Streptomyces sp. XD-27 DNA contains the following:
- a CDS encoding carbohydrate ABC transporter permease produces MTSADTAAPAARTDTAVRAKRSLAARIAARAGGGAMRVFLVVVALLWLTPTMGLLLSSLRDPADVDLSGWWQVFGDPGQLTFDGYDDLLSNEKITDSLWTTAAITVPATVLVVLIGALAGYAFAWMDFPGRDWWFLLVVGLLVVPVQVALIPVAKLFGEIGVFETTTGVVLFHTAFGLPFAIFLLRNFFAEIPRELLEAARLDGAGELRLFFRVVLPLGGPAIASLGIFQFLWVWNDMLVALIFADSGNPPITVALQQQVRQFGNNIDILGPGAFVSMVVPLAVFFAFQRQFVSGVMAGAVK; encoded by the coding sequence ATGACCAGTGCGGACACGGCCGCGCCCGCGGCCCGCACCGACACGGCCGTACGGGCGAAGCGGTCGCTCGCCGCGCGGATCGCGGCACGCGCGGGCGGCGGGGCGATGCGGGTCTTCCTCGTCGTGGTCGCGTTGCTGTGGCTGACCCCGACGATGGGGCTGCTGCTCTCCTCGCTGCGCGATCCGGCCGACGTGGACCTCTCCGGCTGGTGGCAGGTCTTCGGGGATCCCGGCCAGCTCACCTTCGACGGCTACGACGACCTGCTGAGCAACGAGAAGATCACCGACTCGCTGTGGACCACGGCGGCGATCACGGTGCCGGCGACAGTGCTGGTGGTGCTGATCGGCGCGCTGGCGGGGTACGCGTTCGCGTGGATGGACTTCCCCGGGCGCGACTGGTGGTTCCTGCTGGTCGTCGGGCTGCTGGTGGTGCCGGTGCAGGTAGCGCTGATCCCCGTCGCCAAGCTCTTCGGCGAGATCGGCGTCTTCGAGACGACGACGGGCGTGGTGCTGTTCCACACCGCCTTCGGCCTGCCGTTCGCGATCTTCCTGCTGCGGAACTTCTTCGCGGAGATCCCGCGCGAGCTGCTGGAGGCGGCGCGGCTGGACGGCGCGGGCGAGCTGCGGCTGTTCTTCCGCGTCGTCCTGCCCCTGGGCGGCCCGGCCATCGCCTCGCTCGGCATCTTCCAGTTCCTGTGGGTGTGGAACGACATGCTGGTCGCACTGATCTTCGCGGACAGCGGCAACCCGCCGATCACGGTGGCGCTCCAGCAGCAGGTGCGGCAGTTCGGCAACAACATCGACATCCTCGGGCCGGGCGCGTTCGTGTCGATGGTGGTGCCGTTGGCGGTCTTCTTCGCCTTCCAGCGGCAGTTCGTGTCGGGGGTGATGGCGGGGGCGGTCAAGTAG